Proteins encoded in a region of the Roseateles sp. SL47 genome:
- the rsmI gene encoding 16S rRNA (cytidine(1402)-2'-O)-methyltransferase, with translation MTTTAAAAASQQQYPGGTLYLVATPIGNLSDITLRAIHVLTLVDAVACEDTRVSAQLLRWLGLHKPLVALHQHNEQSAAQALVNRLRQGERIAYVSDAGTPAVSDPGAVLVAAAREAGIRVLPLPGASSTVTAVCVAGDTRAQGFRFVGFLPTKAAERRAMAATLTGQAHSLVLFEAPHRIRELLQLLAELAPDQLLTVCRELTKQFETVHTARCADLPAWMAADPQRERGEFVLVLHAAPVDNSEGDIPAETLRHLRVLMRELPLKQAVSLAAELSGSPRNALYQQALAWKSEEDASQDE, from the coding sequence ATGACCACCACCGCCGCCGCCGCCGCCAGCCAGCAACAGTATCCCGGTGGCACGCTCTACCTGGTGGCGACGCCGATCGGAAATTTGTCCGACATCACCCTGCGTGCCATCCACGTGCTAACCCTGGTCGATGCCGTGGCCTGCGAGGACACCCGCGTCAGCGCCCAGCTGCTGCGCTGGCTGGGCCTGCACAAGCCACTGGTGGCGCTGCACCAGCACAACGAGCAATCAGCCGCGCAGGCGCTGGTGAACCGCCTGCGGCAGGGGGAACGCATCGCCTATGTGAGCGATGCCGGCACCCCCGCCGTCTCCGACCCCGGCGCTGTGCTCGTGGCCGCCGCCCGGGAGGCCGGTATCCGCGTGCTGCCCCTGCCCGGCGCCAGCAGTACCGTCACCGCCGTTTGCGTGGCCGGCGACACCCGCGCTCAAGGGTTCCGATTCGTCGGCTTTCTGCCCACCAAGGCGGCAGAACGCCGTGCCATGGCCGCCACCCTCACAGGGCAGGCCCATAGTCTGGTGCTGTTCGAGGCCCCCCATCGCATTCGCGAACTGTTGCAACTGCTGGCCGAATTGGCGCCGGATCAACTGCTCACCGTCTGCCGTGAATTGACCAAGCAGTTCGAGACGGTGCATACCGCCCGCTGTGCCGATCTGCCCGCCTGGATGGCGGCCGACCCCCAGCGTGAGCGCGGGGAGTTCGTGCTGGTGCTGCATGCGGCCCCGGTGGACAACAGCGAAGGCGACATTCCGGCCGAGACGCTGCGCCATTTGCGGGTGCTGATGCGTGAACTGCCCCTCAAACAGGCCGTCAGCCTGGCCGCCGAACTGAGTGGTTCCCCTCGCAATGCGCTGTACCAGCAGGCATTGGCGTGGAAATCCGAAGAAGACGCCAGCCAGGACGAGTGA
- a CDS encoding SIS domain-containing protein: MLEQRIQQQFFESADLLYQVAENLSRPLAVAAQMMVDALTAGGRVWCAGLGLSAADASYAASLLAGRFEQERPGLAVIALDAQAQGYPDPASALMRQIQTLGHPGDLLLLFESQGSGAAGALLQVAHAQDMSVIALSGTQDDDWRSTLLDTDVQLRVPHSRFARVGEAHRLLSHCLADAIDVQLLGAAE; the protein is encoded by the coding sequence ATGTTGGAACAACGCATACAACAACAGTTCTTCGAGAGTGCCGACCTGCTTTATCAGGTCGCCGAAAATCTCTCCCGTCCGCTGGCCGTGGCGGCCCAGATGATGGTGGACGCGCTCACCGCCGGTGGCCGTGTCTGGTGTGCCGGCCTGGGCCTGTCCGCCGCCGATGCCTCTTACGCCGCCTCGCTGTTGGCCGGCCGCTTCGAGCAGGAGCGCCCCGGCCTCGCTGTCATCGCCCTGGACGCGCAAGCCCAGGGTTATCCGGACCCCGCCTCCGCGCTCATGCGTCAGATCCAGACCCTGGGCCACCCGGGTGACCTGCTGCTGCTGTTTGAAAGCCAGGGCAGTGGTGCCGCTGGCGCCCTGCTGCAAGTGGCCCATGCCCAGGACATGAGTGTCATCGCCCTCAGCGGCACACAGGACGACGACTGGCGGTCGACGCTTCTGGATACAGACGTGCAGCTCCGCGTGCCTCACAGTCGCTTCGCGCGCGTGGGTGAGGCACACCGGTTGCTCTCTCACTGCCTGGCGGACGCCATTGATGTGCAGCTGCTGGGTGCGGCGGAGTAG
- a CDS encoding YraN family protein yields MFKGLSTKALGDEAETRALEYLCRQGMRLEERNYRVARGPTGRGGEIDLILRALDGTLVFVEVRTRAGGSHGGAAASVSRTKQRRLIYAATHYLSRFSTSPPCRFDVVAIDGDHIEWLPAAFDATCW; encoded by the coding sequence ATGTTCAAGGGGCTCTCCACAAAGGCGCTGGGCGATGAAGCCGAGACCCGCGCGCTGGAATATCTTTGCCGCCAGGGTATGCGGCTTGAGGAGCGCAATTATCGAGTGGCGCGCGGGCCGACGGGCCGAGGTGGTGAGATCGACCTGATCCTGCGCGCACTGGATGGCACGCTTGTCTTTGTCGAGGTCCGCACCCGTGCGGGCGGGTCCCACGGTGGGGCGGCGGCCAGCGTCAGCCGCACCAAGCAGCGCCGCCTGATCTATGCTGCCACGCACTACCTCTCCCGCTTCTCCACCAGCCCGCCCTGCCGCTTCGATGTCGTCGCCATCGACGGCGATCACATCGAATGGCTACCCGCCGCCTTCGACGCCACCTGCTGGTGA
- the htpG gene encoding molecular chaperone HtpG, translating to MDKQTHSFQAEVKQILHLVTHSLYSNKEIFLRELVSNASDACDKLRFEALDNNTLFEEQPNLEIRVSFDPEARTVTISDNGIGLSADEAIAHLGTIAKSGTREFMARLEGDQKKDANLIGQFGVGFYSGFIVADRITVESRRAGLPAEQGVRWTSEGTGDFEVETITKPGRGTDVVLHLREGEDEFLKTWRLKSVISKYSDHISLPILMRKEEWDADKAEQVLKEEWEPVNKASALWTRSKSDITQDEYDSFYKQISYDTEAPLAFTHNRVEGRSEYTQLLYIPAKAPFDLWNRDKRGGVKLYVKRVFIMDDAEALMPVYLRFVKGVIDSADLPLNVSRELLQESRDVKAIREGSTKRVLSMLEVLANSEDVSDKDKYARFWKDFGQVLKEGVGEDHANQERLVKLLRFASTHADEGVSFQDYVSRMKEGQEVIYYITGDSLAAAKNSPQLEVFRKKGIEVMLLVDRVDEWMLSHLYEFEGKSLQSVAKGSVDLGKLQDEEEKKKAEEAAEAFKPMLDKLKTALDGKAKDVRVTTRLVDSPACIVVEEGDISGHLARMLKQAGQTAPVSQPTLEVNPEHALVRKLGEISQQEGTDERFKDLALVLFDQALLAEGGSLEDPSAYVKRVNALLLA from the coding sequence ATGGACAAACAGACCCATTCCTTCCAAGCCGAGGTCAAGCAGATCCTGCATCTGGTGACCCATTCGCTCTACTCCAACAAGGAAATCTTCCTGCGGGAGCTGGTGAGCAACGCCTCCGACGCCTGCGACAAACTGCGTTTCGAGGCCCTGGACAACAACACCCTGTTCGAGGAGCAACCCAATCTCGAAATCCGGGTGTCGTTTGACCCGGAAGCTCGGACCGTCACCATCAGCGACAACGGCATTGGCCTTTCCGCCGATGAAGCCATTGCGCATCTGGGCACGATTGCCAAAAGCGGCACCCGTGAATTCATGGCGCGGCTGGAAGGCGACCAGAAGAAGGATGCCAACCTGATCGGTCAGTTCGGTGTGGGCTTCTATTCCGGTTTCATCGTGGCGGACCGCATCACGGTGGAATCGCGCCGCGCCGGTCTGCCGGCCGAGCAAGGGGTGCGCTGGACCTCCGAAGGCACGGGAGATTTCGAGGTCGAGACCATCACCAAGCCGGGCCGCGGCACGGATGTGGTGCTGCATCTGCGCGAGGGCGAAGATGAGTTCCTGAAGACCTGGCGCCTGAAGTCCGTCATCAGCAAGTACTCCGACCACATCTCCCTGCCGATTCTGATGCGCAAGGAAGAGTGGGATGCCGACAAGGCCGAGCAGGTGCTGAAGGAGGAGTGGGAGCCGGTCAACAAGGCGTCGGCGCTCTGGACCCGCAGCAAGAGCGACATCACCCAGGACGAATACGACAGCTTCTACAAGCAGATCAGCTACGACACCGAAGCGCCGCTGGCCTTCACCCACAACCGGGTGGAGGGCCGCAGCGAATACACCCAGCTGCTCTACATCCCTGCCAAGGCTCCGTTCGATCTGTGGAACCGGGACAAGCGCGGTGGCGTGAAGCTCTATGTGAAGCGTGTCTTCATCATGGACGACGCCGAAGCGCTGATGCCGGTGTACCTGCGCTTCGTCAAGGGCGTCATCGACTCGGCCGACCTGCCGCTGAACGTCAGCCGCGAGCTGCTGCAGGAAAGCCGCGATGTGAAGGCCATCCGCGAAGGTTCGACCAAGCGGGTGCTGTCCATGCTGGAAGTGTTGGCCAACAGCGAGGATGTGTCCGACAAGGACAAGTACGCCCGCTTCTGGAAGGACTTCGGCCAGGTGCTGAAGGAAGGTGTGGGCGAAGACCACGCCAACCAGGAGCGCCTGGTCAAACTGCTGCGCTTTGCCTCCACCCATGCGGATGAAGGGGTGAGCTTCCAGGACTACGTGAGCCGCATGAAGGAAGGCCAGGAGGTCATCTACTACATCACCGGCGACAGCCTGGCAGCCGCCAAGAACAGCCCGCAGCTGGAAGTCTTCCGCAAAAAGGGCATCGAGGTGATGCTGCTGGTGGACCGTGTGGATGAGTGGATGCTCTCCCACCTCTACGAGTTCGAAGGCAAGTCGCTTCAATCCGTGGCCAAGGGCTCGGTGGACCTGGGCAAGCTGCAGGACGAAGAAGAGAAGAAGAAGGCCGAAGAAGCCGCCGAAGCGTTCAAGCCGATGCTGGACAAGCTCAAGACCGCGCTGGACGGCAAGGCCAAGGATGTGCGGGTGACCACGCGTCTGGTCGATTCGCCGGCCTGTATCGTGGTGGAAGAGGGCGACATCAGCGGCCACCTGGCTCGCATGCTGAAGCAGGCGGGGCAAACAGCGCCGGTGTCTCAGCCAACGCTGGAGGTGAACCCGGAACATGCGCTGGTGCGCAAGCTCGGGGAGATCAGCCAGCAGGAAGGCACCGACGAACGCTTCAAGGATCTGGCCCTGGTGCTGTTTGATCAGGCGCTGCTGGCCGAAGGCGGCTCGCTGGAAGATCCGTCGGCCTATGTGAAGCGGGTCAACGCGCTGCTGCTGGCCTGA
- the tldD gene encoding metalloprotease TldD encodes MISREPTLARLVTARAQLLEPFGLTDASLSQALRLITEHRVDDADLYFQTTRAEGWSLEEGIVKSGSFSIDQGVGVRAVAGEKTAFAYSDDISEAALLDAARTVRAIASAGQSRRVKVPSEPVVAASRALYGDADPIASLDSTEKVALLERTERLARAKDPRIAQVMAGLAAEHEVVLIARADGTLAADVRPLVRLSVTVIAESNGRREVGSGGGGGRFGLAYFTDEMIASYVDQAVSAALTNLESRPAPAGEMTVVLGPGWPGVLLHEAVGHGLEGDFNRKGSSTFAGRIGQRVAAKGVTVLDDGTIPDRRGSLNVDDEGCASQRNVLIEDGILKGYIQDAMNARLMKVAPTGNGRRESYAHLPMPRMTNTYMLGGDKSPEEIIASIDKGLYATNFGGGQVDITSGKFVFSASEAWWVEKGKLQYPVKGATLIGNGPDAMNRVSMIGNDMKLDTGVGVCGKEGQSVPVGVGQPTLRIDGLTVGGTA; translated from the coding sequence ATGATTTCGCGCGAACCCACTCTCGCCCGCCTGGTCACTGCCCGTGCCCAGCTGTTGGAACCCTTCGGCCTGACCGACGCTTCGTTGTCCCAGGCGCTGCGCCTGATCACCGAACATCGTGTCGATGATGCGGATCTGTATTTCCAGACCACCCGCGCTGAAGGCTGGAGCCTGGAAGAAGGCATTGTCAAAAGCGGCAGCTTCTCCATCGACCAGGGCGTGGGGGTCCGCGCCGTGGCCGGCGAAAAAACCGCCTTTGCCTACTCCGACGACATCTCCGAAGCCGCATTGCTCGACGCCGCCCGCACCGTCCGCGCCATCGCCAGCGCCGGTCAGAGCAGGCGCGTGAAGGTGCCCAGCGAGCCCGTGGTGGCGGCCAGTCGCGCCCTCTATGGAGACGCCGACCCCATTGCCAGCCTGGACAGCACCGAAAAGGTGGCCCTGCTGGAACGCACCGAACGGCTGGCCCGTGCCAAGGACCCGCGCATCGCCCAGGTGATGGCCGGTCTGGCCGCTGAACATGAAGTGGTGTTGATCGCCCGTGCCGACGGCACCCTGGCTGCCGATGTGCGCCCGCTGGTGCGCCTGTCCGTGACCGTCATCGCTGAAAGCAATGGCCGGCGTGAGGTCGGCTCCGGTGGCGGCGGTGGCCGCTTTGGCCTGGCCTATTTCACCGACGAAATGATTGCGTCCTATGTGGACCAGGCCGTCTCCGCCGCCCTGACCAATCTCGAATCCCGCCCCGCACCCGCTGGCGAAATGACCGTGGTGCTGGGCCCAGGCTGGCCGGGCGTGCTGCTGCACGAAGCCGTGGGCCACGGCCTGGAGGGCGACTTCAACCGCAAGGGCTCCAGCACCTTCGCCGGCCGCATCGGCCAGCGCGTGGCCGCCAAGGGCGTGACCGTGCTGGACGATGGCACCATCCCCGACCGCCGGGGCTCGCTGAACGTGGACGACGAGGGCTGCGCCTCTCAGCGCAATGTGCTGATTGAAGACGGCATCCTCAAAGGCTACATCCAGGACGCCATGAATGCGCGCCTGATGAAGGTCGCGCCCACCGGCAACGGACGCCGCGAAAGTTATGCCCATCTGCCGATGCCGCGCATGACCAACACCTACATGCTGGGTGGCGACAAGTCTCCGGAAGAAATCATCGCCAGCATCGACAAGGGGCTCTACGCCACCAACTTCGGTGGCGGTCAGGTGGATATCACATCCGGCAAGTTCGTCTTCTCTGCCAGCGAAGCCTGGTGGGTGGAAAAGGGCAAGCTGCAGTATCCGGTGAAGGGTGCCACCCTCATCGGCAACGGCCCGGACGCCATGAACCGTGTCTCCATGATCGGCAACGACATGAAGCTGGATACCGGTGTGGGCGTGTGTGGCAAGGAAGGCCAGAGCGTCCCGGTGGGGGTGGGCCAGCCCACGCTGCGCATCGACGGGCTGACCGTCGGTGGCACCGCCTGA
- a CDS encoding serine/threonine protein kinase → MPTTTAGFGHLTPERMLDALEHAGLRPDGRLLQLNSYENRVLQAYLEDGSAVVAKFYRGGRWSDAQILEEHQFARELVEAEVPVVAPMVLEVDGQPTTLAHVLGDRFAVSPRQGGRAPELEDPEVLRWIGRFLARLHEVGQRQPFAHRVSWNSAQPAREARDWLRDHDTLAPDVAPQWHDAAQRCIDAIQAAFDQQPHLRSLRLHGDCHPGNLLWTPDRGPHFVDLDDAMQGPAVQDLWMMLSGEPDAARQQLDALLDGYESVREFDWRELRLIEALRTQRMIHHSAWLARRWEDPAFPMAFPWFGTPNYWSDQVVKLRDQLDAMQAEANKASGLPAWD, encoded by the coding sequence ATGCCCACAACCACGGCCGGTTTCGGTCACCTCACGCCCGAACGGATGCTGGATGCGCTGGAGCATGCCGGCCTGCGTCCCGACGGCCGGCTGCTGCAGCTCAACTCTTACGAAAACCGCGTGCTTCAGGCCTATCTGGAAGATGGCAGTGCGGTGGTGGCCAAGTTCTACCGGGGCGGGCGCTGGAGCGATGCGCAGATCCTGGAGGAGCATCAGTTCGCCCGCGAGCTGGTGGAGGCTGAAGTCCCCGTGGTGGCACCGATGGTGCTGGAGGTCGACGGCCAGCCCACCACGCTGGCGCATGTGCTGGGAGACCGTTTTGCGGTCTCGCCTCGCCAGGGTGGGCGAGCGCCCGAACTGGAAGACCCCGAGGTGCTGCGGTGGATCGGCCGTTTCCTGGCCCGCTTGCATGAGGTCGGCCAGCGCCAGCCCTTTGCGCACCGCGTGTCCTGGAACAGCGCCCAACCGGCACGCGAAGCACGCGACTGGCTGCGCGACCACGACACCCTGGCACCCGACGTGGCCCCCCAATGGCACGACGCCGCCCAGCGTTGCATCGACGCCATCCAGGCGGCCTTCGACCAGCAGCCGCATCTGCGCAGCCTGCGCCTGCACGGCGACTGCCATCCCGGCAATCTGCTGTGGACGCCGGACCGAGGCCCGCATTTTGTGGACCTGGACGACGCCATGCAGGGCCCGGCGGTCCAGGACCTGTGGATGATGCTGTCCGGAGAACCCGATGCCGCCCGTCAGCAGCTGGATGCACTGCTGGACGGTTATGAAAGTGTTCGGGAGTTTGACTGGCGGGAGCTGCGCCTGATCGAGGCGCTGCGCACCCAACGCATGATCCATCACAGCGCCTGGCTGGCGCGGCGTTGGGAAGACCCGGCGTTTCCGATGGCCTTCCCGTGGTTCGGCACGCCCAATTACTGGAGCGACCAGGTCGTCAAGCTGCGAGATCAGCTGGACGCCATGCAGGCCGAGGCCAACAAGGCGTCGGGGCTCCCCGCCTGGGACTGA
- a CDS encoding 3-deoxy-7-phosphoheptulonate synthase: MNAKSHHPYGSSQEAERWYSPQDKTSQTDDERILDITPLPPPEHLIRFFPIRGTAMEQLVVGTRQRIRRIMDGQDDRLLVIIGPCSIHDPVAALEYARRLMSQRDKYADTLEIVMRVYFEKPRTTVGWKGLINDPYLDESYRIDEGLRIARQLLLDINRLGMPAGSEFLDVISPQYIGDLISWGAIGARTTESQVHRELASGLSAPIGFKNGTDGNIKIATDAIQAAARPHHFLSVHKNGQVAIVETGGNPDCHVILRGGKAPNYDAQSVAVACADLEAAKLPTRLMVDCSHANSSKKHERQLDVARDIAGQIREGSRQIFGVMVESHLHGGAQKFSPGKDDPSQLEYGKSITDACLAWDDSLDVLEVLSQAVAAARQR, translated from the coding sequence ATGAATGCCAAGTCCCATCACCCTTACGGCAGCTCCCAGGAGGCCGAGCGCTGGTATTCGCCGCAGGACAAGACCAGCCAAACCGACGACGAACGCATTCTGGACATCACACCCTTGCCGCCTCCTGAGCACCTCATCCGTTTCTTCCCCATCCGTGGCACGGCCATGGAACAACTGGTGGTGGGCACCCGTCAGCGCATCCGGCGCATCATGGACGGGCAGGACGACCGCCTGCTGGTGATCATTGGCCCCTGCTCCATCCACGACCCGGTGGCCGCGCTGGAATACGCCCGCCGCCTGATGAGCCAGCGCGACAAGTACGCCGACACGCTGGAAATCGTGATGCGGGTCTACTTCGAAAAGCCCCGCACCACCGTCGGCTGGAAGGGACTGATCAATGACCCCTACCTGGATGAAAGTTACCGGATTGATGAGGGCCTGCGCATCGCCCGCCAGTTGCTGCTGGACATCAACCGCCTGGGCATGCCGGCCGGCTCGGAATTCCTGGATGTGATCTCGCCGCAATACATCGGCGACCTGATCTCGTGGGGGGCCATCGGCGCCCGTACCACCGAAAGCCAGGTCCACCGGGAACTGGCCTCGGGGCTATCCGCCCCGATCGGCTTCAAGAATGGCACCGACGGCAACATCAAGATCGCGACCGATGCGATCCAGGCGGCCGCCCGCCCCCACCACTTCCTGTCGGTCCACAAAAACGGCCAGGTGGCGATTGTGGAAACAGGCGGCAATCCGGACTGCCATGTGATCCTGCGCGGCGGCAAGGCGCCCAACTACGACGCCCAGAGCGTCGCGGTGGCCTGTGCTGATCTCGAAGCCGCCAAGCTGCCCACCCGCCTGATGGTGGACTGCTCGCATGCCAACAGTAGCAAGAAGCATGAGCGTCAACTGGACGTGGCCCGCGACATCGCCGGCCAGATCCGCGAGGGCAGCCGCCAGATCTTCGGTGTGATGGTGGAAAGCCACCTGCACGGCGGGGCGCAGAAGTTCAGCCCCGGCAAGGACGACCCGTCCCAATTGGAATATGGCAAGAGCATCACCGATGCCTGCCTGGCCTGGGACGATTCGCTGGACGTGCTGGAGGTGCTCAGCCAGGCTGTGGCTGCCGCCCGCCAACGCTGA
- a CDS encoding BON domain-containing protein, with translation MITKTRALILAGAVAASLLQTACVPLVLAGAAGSALVVTDRRTSGTQLEDQSIELKTANRIREQLGDRVHISVNSYNRLVLLTGETRNDEDRAAIENIARGVENVNTVLNEVGVGMLSSLSSRANDVAIATKVKASLLDAKDLVSNAFYVVVERGNVYIMGRVTEREASRATDIARGVSGVKKVVRAMEIISEAELANLRPSAPKE, from the coding sequence ATGATCACCAAAACCCGTGCCCTGATCCTGGCCGGTGCTGTTGCCGCCAGCCTGTTGCAGACCGCCTGCGTGCCTCTGGTGCTGGCCGGTGCTGCGGGCAGCGCCCTGGTCGTGACCGACCGCCGCACCTCCGGCACGCAACTGGAAGACCAGAGCATCGAGCTCAAGACCGCCAACCGCATCCGCGAGCAGCTGGGCGACCGTGTGCACATCAGCGTCAACAGCTACAACCGCCTGGTGCTGCTGACCGGCGAAACCCGCAATGACGAGGACCGCGCCGCCATCGAGAACATCGCCCGTGGCGTGGAGAACGTCAACACGGTGCTGAATGAAGTGGGTGTGGGCATGCTCAGCTCGCTGTCCAGCCGTGCCAATGACGTGGCCATCGCCACCAAGGTCAAGGCCAGCCTGTTGGATGCCAAGGACCTGGTCTCCAATGCCTTCTATGTCGTGGTGGAGCGTGGCAACGTCTACATCATGGGCCGCGTGACCGAACGCGAAGCCAGCCGCGCCACCGACATCGCCCGCGGTGTCAGTGGTGTGAAGAAGGTGGTCCGCGCGATGGAAATCATCAGCGAAGCCGAACTGGCCAATCTGCGCCCGTCGGCACCGAAGGAATAA